GACGGCATCGCCGTTCTGCAATTCGGCGGCGGTTGCCAAGGCTGCGGCCAGGCGGACGTCACGCTAAAGGAAGGCATCGAGCGCACCTTGCTCGAGCGTATCCCGGAGCTCAAAGGCGTCCGCGACGTGACCGACCACACGCAGAAAGAAAACGCCTACTACTAAGGTGTTCACTGCGAACATGAAAAACGGCGCCCCGTGAGCGCCGTTTTTTATGGGCAACATTTTTGATCGTGCCCACGCTCTGCGTGGGTACGCAGCCCGGGACGCTCCGCGTTCCACTCACGGTCGATACAGATGCGCATGCCCGGCGCGATACAGCGATGACTCGCTGAACACCTCGCTGCCCAGCACCCGCCCGACCAGAATCAGCGCCGTGCGCCGAAAGCCCTTGGCCTCGACCTTCCCGGCAATGTCCGCCAGCGTCCCCACCACCCAATCCTGGTCCGGCCACGTCGCCCGGTGAATCACCGCGATCGGGCAATCCGCGCCGTAATGCGGCAGCAGTTCAACCAGTATCTTTTCCAGATGATTGACCCCCAGATGGATCGCCATCGTCGCGCGATGCTGCGCGAGGCTGGCGAGTTCTTCGCCTGCGGGCATCGGGGTCTTGTCGGCATAACGGGTCAGAATCACACTTTGCGAGATGTCTGGCAGGGTGAGTTCAGCACCGAGCAGCGCTGCGCATGCGGCTGTGGCAGTGACGCCAGGGATTATCTCGAAAGGAATGCTCAGCTCACGCAAATAGCGGATCTGCTCGCCAATCGCTCCGTACAGACCCGGATCGCCGGAATGCACGCGCGCGACATTCTGGCCTTTGGCATGGGCTGTCTTGATCACATCGATGATCTGTTCCAGATGCAGTTCAGCGCTATTGACCACGGTTTCAGCTTGGTGGCCTTCCAGCACTGCTGCCGGCACCAGCGAACCGGCGTAGATAATCACCGGGCAGGTGCGGATCAGGCGCAGGCCTTTGACAGTGATCAGTTCCGGGTCGCCGGGGCCGGCGCCGATGAAGTAGACGGTCATCGTTGAATCCTTGGTAAGAAGCGCAGCCGCACTGCAGATGAAGCGTGCTCATGATCGCTGGCGGGGATTATCGGGATTTTATGCAGCGCCGGCCAACGCCAGAGTGGCCTGGGCATATTTTTGCCGGGAGATCAGCAATTTTGCCGGCGCCTGAATCAGTTGCTCGGCCACGGCCAATGCGGCGCTTTCGGCGACGCCATAACAACCGGTGCGTTCGAAAGCGATCTGCGAATGATGGCTGAGGCGCGACTGGTAGACGGCCAGTTCGGCACTGCTGAAATACCGCAAGGGCAGGTTCAGCTGTGTGGCCAGTTCCAGCAGGCCCGGTTCGTCGCGCTTCAGA
This genomic interval from Pseudomonas koreensis contains the following:
- the cobM gene encoding precorrin-4 C(11)-methyltransferase, with the translated sequence MTVYFIGAGPGDPELITVKGLRLIRTCPVIIYAGSLVPAAVLEGHQAETVVNSAELHLEQIIDVIKTAHAKGQNVARVHSGDPGLYGAIGEQIRYLRELSIPFEIIPGVTATAACAALLGAELTLPDISQSVILTRYADKTPMPAGEELASLAQHRATMAIHLGVNHLEKILVELLPHYGADCPIAVIHRATWPDQDWVVGTLADIAGKVEAKGFRRTALILVGRVLGSEVFSESSLYRAGHAHLYRP
- a CDS encoding cobalamin biosynthesis protein; translation: MTDDRAAPTFVVGFGCQRGCPASTLRALLDQALQAHRLELRAVKALATIDLKRDEPGLLELATQLNLPLRYFSSAELAVYQSRLSHHSQIAFERTGCYGVAESAALAVAEQLIQAPAKLLISRQKYAQATLALAGAA